One stretch of Prunus persica cultivar Lovell chromosome G1, Prunus_persica_NCBIv2, whole genome shotgun sequence DNA includes these proteins:
- the LOC18789328 gene encoding serine/threonine protein phosphatase 2A 57 kDa regulatory subunit B' theta isoform, protein MFKQILSKLPRKSSKNSESRDGSHTMYSNPPTSSRSSDFGISKSGNLVTSFPAGNPVSDVGKSYGNKNVRGANLKPNGFVLSSSYEALPGFRDVPNSEKQSLFIKKLNLCCVVFDFTDPTKHLKEKEIKRQTLLELVDYVTSANGKFTETVMQEIAKMVSTNLFRSFTPQPRENKLVEGFDLEEDEPSMDPAWPHLQLVYEFLLRFVASPETDAKLAKRYVDHSFILKLLDLFDSEDPREREYLKTILHRVYGKFMVHRPFIRKAINNIFYRFIFETEKHNGISELLEILGSIINGFALPLKEEHKLFLVRALIPLHKPKCLAMYHQQLSYSIIQFVEKDCKLADTVIRGLLKYWPITNSSKEVLFLSELEEVLEATQPSEFQRCMVPLFRQIAHCLNSSHFQVAERALFLWNNDHIENLIRQNRKVILPIIFPALEKNARNHWNQAVHSLTLNVHKIFQDLDPELYKECLLQFEEDESKEEEVKARRDATWKRLEEIAAKKAASNEPVLVFGKAPPRSS, encoded by the exons ATGTTCAAACAGATACTAAGTAAGCTTCCCCGGAAGTCTTCTAAGAATTCCGAAAGTCGTGATGGAAGCCATACAATGTATTCGAATCCTCCCACCAGTTCAAGAAGCAGTGATTTCGGGATCAGTAAGTCTGGCAATTTGGTTACATCTTTCCCAGCCGGAAATCCTGTTTCAGATGTGGGGAAAAGTTATGGCAACAAGAATGTGAGGGGTGCAAATTTGAAGCCGAATGGCTTTGTGCTCTCTTCTTCTTATGAAGCATTGCCTGGATTTAGAGATGTTCCCAATTCTGAGAAGCAGAGCTTATTCATTAAAAAGCTGAACTTGTGCTGTGTTGTATTTGACTTCACTGACCCAACAAAGCATCTGAAAGAAAAGGAGATCAAGCGACAGACACTGTTAGAGCTGGTGGATTATGTGACTTCAGCAAATGGTAAATTTACAGAAACTGTTATgcaagaaattgcaaaaatggTATCTACAAATTTGTTTAGGTCGTTCACCCCGCAGCCACGTGAGAATAAACTTGTAGAAGGCTTTGATTTGGAAGAGGATGAACCTTCAATGGATCCTGCATGGCCTCACTTGCAATTAGTGTATGAGTTTTTGTTAAGGTTTGTCGCATCACCTGAGACCGATGCAAAATTAGCTAAAAGATATGTTGATCACTCGTTCATTCTCAAGTTGCTTGATCTTTTTGACTCCGAAGATCCTagagaaagggagtatttgaAAACAATTCTGCACCGAGTTTATGGAAAATTTATGGTGCATCGCCCATTCATCAGGAAGGCTATTAACAACATCTTTTATCGTTTCATCTTTGAGACTGAGAAGCATAATGGGATTTCTGAACTCCTGGAAATTTTGGGCAGTATTATAAATGGGTTTGCTCTACCACTGAAAGAAGAGCATAAATTGTTCCTTGTTCGAGCTCTAATCCCCCTGCATAAGCCAAAATGCCTAGCTATGTACCATCAACAATTATCTTACTCCATTATACAATTTGTAGAGAAAGATTGCAAACTTGCTGATACTGTCATAAGGGGTTTACTGAAGTACTGGCCGATCACTAATAGTTCAAAGGAAGTATTGTTCCTAAGTGAGTTAGAGGAAGTTTTAGAAGCAACTCAGCCATCTGAATTCCAGCGCTGCATGGTTCCCTTGTTTCGCCAGATTGCTCATTGTTTAAACAGTTCTCACTTTCAG GTGGCAGAGAGagctttatttttatggaacaacGATCACATTGAGAACTTAATCAGACAGAATCGTAAAGTTATACTGCCCATTATCTTCCCTGCATTGGAGAAAAATGCTAGAAACCATTGGAATCAGGCTGTCCATAGCTTGACCTTAAATGTCCACAAAATCTTCCAAGATCTTGATCCAGAGCTGTACAAGGAATGCTTACTCCAGTTTGAGGAAGACGAGTCAAAGGAGGAAGAGGTTAAAGCACGACGCGATGCCACATGGAAACGTTTGGAAGAAATTGCTGCAAAGAAAGCTGCAAGCAACGAACCTGTGCTTGTTTTCGGCAAAGCACCTCCCCGCTCTAGTTGA
- the LOC18793908 gene encoding serine/threonine protein phosphatase 2A 57 kDa regulatory subunit B' theta isoform produces MIKQILGKLPRKPSKSAENREFGGSSASSLSSRSSDVVSNRPINSNSVPLLGLDSASNLGYSHGSNLPQLVNSNLNGSSATASYQALPAFRDVPSSEKQNLFMKKLNLCCVLFDFTDPTKHLREKDIKRQTLLELVDYVTSANGKFTETVVQEVIKVVTVNLFRSFSPQPRENKVLEAFDLEEEEPLMDPAWSHLQIVYEFFLRFVASPETDAKLAKRYIDQSFVLKVLDLFDSEDPREREYLKTILHRIYGKFMVHRPFIRKAINNIFFRFIFETEKHNGIAELLEVLGSIINGFALPLKEEHKLFLVQVLIPLHKPKCLQMYHQQLSYCISQFVEKDCKLADTIIRGLLKYWPITNSSKEVMFLSELEEILEATQPAEFQRCMVPLFRQLSRCLSSSHFQVAERALYLWNNDHIENLIRQNRKVIVPIIFPALEKNGRYHWNQVARSLTLNVRKIYSDVDPELFEECLLKFQEDEANMEEIKTKHETTWKRLEESAASNAVSSGAVVRRLNPIETSSN; encoded by the exons ATGATCAAGCAAATACTTGGTAAGCTTCCACGGAAGCCATCTAAGTCAGCTGAGAATCGTGAGTTTGGGGGTTCATCTGCCTCTTCATTAAGTTCAAGAAGCAGTGATGTAGTAAGTAATAGGCCAATTAACTCAAACAGCGTACCTCTGTTGGGTCTTGATTCTGCTTCAAATTTAGGATATAGCCATGGAAGTAACCTCCCTCAACTTGTAAATTCAAATCTAAATGGAAGTTCTGCTACTGCTTCTTATCAAGCGTTGCCAGCATTTAGGGATGTACCAAGCTCTGAGAAGCAGAACTTGTTTATGAAAAAGCTGAACTTGTGTTGCGTACTGTTTGACTTCACTGACCCAACAAAACATCTGAGAGAAAAAGACATCAAGCGGCAGACGTTGCTAGAGCTGGTAGATTATGTTACTTCTGCAAATGGAAAATTTACTGAAACTGTCGTGCAAGAGGTTATAAAGGTGGTAACTGTGAATTTGTTCAGGTCGTTCTCTCCGCAGCCCCGTGAGAACAAGGTTTTGGAAGCATTTGatttggaggaggaggagcccTTGATGGACCCTGCATGGTCACACTTACAGATTGTGTATGAATTTTTTCTGAGGTTTGTTGCATCGCCCGAGACAGATGCAAAGTTGGCTAAGAGGTACATTGACCAGTCTTTTGTACTCAAAGTATTGGATCTCTTTGATTCTGAGGATCCTAGGGAAAGGGAGTATTTGAAAACAATTCTGCATCGCATCTATGGAAAGTTTATGGTGCATCGCCCATTCATTAGGAAGGCAATCAACAATATATTTTTCCGATTTATTTTTGAAACAGAAAAGCATAATGGGATTGCTGAGCTTTTAGAGGTTTTGGGCAGTATAATCAATGGATTTGCTCTTCCACTTAAAGAAGAACACAAACTCTTCCTTGTTCAGGTTCTGATCCCCCTTCACAAACCAAAGTGCTTACAAATGTACCATCAGCAGTTGTCCTACTGCATTTCACAGTTTGTGGAGAAAGATTGCAAGCTTGCAGATACTATTATAAGAGGCTTATTAAAGTACTGGCCAATCACAAATAGTTCAAAGGAAGTCATGTTCCTAAGTGAGCTGGAGGAAATTTTAGAAGCAACTCAGCCAGCAGAGTTTCAAAGATGTATGGTACCCCTCTTCCGCCAACTATCTCGTTGCTTGAGCAGTTCACACTTTCAG GTGGCAGAGAGGGCGTTGTACTTATGGAACAATGATCACATTGAGAACTTAATCAGACAAAACCGTAAAGTCATAGTACCCATCATCTTTCCAGCTTTGGAGAAGAATGGTCGCTACCACTGGAACCAAGTGGCTCGGAGCTTGACATTAAATGTCCGTAAAATTTACTCTGATGTTGATCCTGAGCTATTTGAGGAGTGTTTGCTCAAATTTCAGGAAGATGAAGCAAATATGGAggagattaaaacaaaacatgaaACCACGTGGAAGCGCTTAGAAGAGAGTGCTGCTTCTAATGCTGTTAGCAGTGGAGCAGTTGTTCGCCGCTTGAACCCAATTGAAACATCTTCAAATTAA
- the LOC18788518 gene encoding glyceraldehyde-3-phosphate dehydrogenase, cytosolic, which translates to MGSDKKIKIGINGFGRIGRLVARVALQRDDVELVAVNDPFITTDYMTYMFKYDTVHGPWKHHELKVKDSKTLLFGEKPVAVFGIRNPEEIPWGEAGADFIVESTGVFTDKDKAAFHLKGGAKKVIISAPSKDAPMFVVGVNEKEYKPDIDILSNASCTTNCLAPLAKVINDRFGIVEGLMTTVHSITATQKTVDGPSSKDWRGGRAASFNIIPSSTGAAKAVGKVLPQLNGKLTGMAFRVPTVDVSVVDLTVRIEKKATYEQIKAAIKEESEGKLKGILGYTEDDVVSTDFIGDSRSSIFDAKAGIALNDNFVKLVSWYDNEWGYSSRVVDLIVHVASTL; encoded by the exons ATGG GATCTGACAAGAAGATCAAGATCGGAATCAACG GGTTCGGAAGAATCGGTCGTTTGGTTGCTAGAGTTGCTCTTCAGAGAGACGATGTTGAGCTCGTTGCTGTTAACGATCCCTTCATCACCACCGACTACATG aCCTACATGTTCAAGTATGACACCGTTCACGGCCCGTGGAAGCACCATGAGCTCAAGGTCAAGGACTCCAAGACCCTTCTCTTTGGCGAGAAGCCCGTCGCTGTTTTTGGGATCAG GAACCCAGAGGAGATCCCATGGGGCGAGGCCGGTGCTGATTTCATTGTGGAGTCCACTGGAGTTTTCACCGACAAGGACAAAGCTGCTTTCCACTTGAAG GGTGGTGCCAAGAAGGTTATCATCTCTGCCCCAAGTAAGGATGCTCCCATGTTTGTTGTGGGTGTCAATGAGAAGGAATACAAGCCAGACATTGACATTCTTTCTAATGCTAGCTGCACTACCAACTGCCTTGCTCCCCTTGCCAAG GTTATCAATGACAGATTTGGAATCGTTGAGGGTCTTATGACTACAGTGCACTCCATCACTG CCACCCAGAAAACTGTTGATGGCCCATCATCAAAGGACTGGAGGGGTGGACGTGCTGCTTCCTTCAACATCATTCCTAGCAGCACTGGCGCTGCCAAG GCTGTTGGAAAGGTGCTGCCACAACTTAATGGAAAATTGACCGGTATGGCCTTCCGTGTGCCAACTGTTGATGTTTCAGTTGTTGACCTGACTGTCAGGATTGAGAAGAAGGCAACCTATGAGCAGATCAAAGCTGCCATCAA GGAGGAGTCTGAGGGCAAGCTTAAGGGCATCTTGGGTTACACTGAAGATGATGTTGTCTCCACTGACTTCATTGGTGACAGCAG GTCAAGCATTTTTGATGCCAAGGCTGGAATTGCATTGAACGACAACTTTGTCAAGCTTGTGTCGTGGTACGATAACGAGTGGGGTTACAG TTCTCGTGTTGTTGACTTGATCGTGCACGTAGCATCCACTCTCTAA
- the LOC18789331 gene encoding probable thimet oligopeptidase isoform X2: protein MTESQGNSEKMSKQKRERSLLAVSGAAALLVLAVNLGINAFNSHRKNRKNKDLQGSKVRVNLSASEILKLADRIITKSKEVHDAVASIPLDKVTYMNVISPLAELEAQQFPLVQSCVFPKMVTTSDDVHKASAEAERRIDTHLLACSKREDVYRVVKAFAARGEWVNAEAKNYTQALMRDFERNGLNLTLTKREEMQRVRIQIDKLSLQYIQNLTEDSTFLLFAETELAGLPPEFLKSLDKVTDGKFKVTLKSHHVGAVLELCEVGTTRRMVAVAYGKRCGEVNLSILEDLVQLRHKFARLLGYSSYADCAVDLRMAKTPSKVFEFLEDISNSLTDSANMELSMLKDLKRKEEGDHPFGIEDLLYYVKKAEAQQFNVDFGALKQYFPVNLVLSGVFKIVQDLFGLRFEEIADAEVWHSDVCVYSVFDLSSGELLGHFYLDMYIREGKYNNTCVVALQNGALSSNGSRQIPVVLMIAQLQKDVSGHPALLRFSEVVDLFHEFGHVVQHICNRASFARFSGLGFDQDFVEVPALVLENWCYESFTLKLISGFHQDITKPIKDEMCKAIKRWRCSFSALKMRQEILYSLFDQIIHSAENVDIVELFKHLHPRILLGLPMLEDVNPASRFPCSAIGHEAACYSRIWSEVFAADIFASKFHDSYLNQYVGMQFRNKVLAPGGAKEPIEVLTSFLGREPSTQAFIDSKSQYRL from the exons ATGACGGAAAGTCAAGGAAACAGTGAAAAAATGTCCAAACAGAAGCGGGAACGTAGCCTGCTAGCCGTCAGCGGAGCCGCTGCTCTGCTCGTTCTCGCTGTTAACCTCGGAATCAACGCCTTCAACTCCCACAGGAAGAACAGGAAGAACAAAG ATCTTCAGGGCTCTAAGGTTCGAGTTAATCTATCGGCATCCGAGATTTTAAAATTGGCGGACCGAATCATTACCAAGTCGAAAGAGGTGCACGATGCGGTTGCTTCAATTCCACTCGACAAG GTTACATATATGAATGTTATTTCACCTCTAGCGGAATTAGAAGCGCAACAATTTCCACTTGTCCAGTCTTGTGTGTTTCCAAAGATGGTAACCACTTCTGACGATGTCCACAAAGCAAGCGCTGAAGCAGAGCGGAGAATAGATACCCATCTTCTGGCTTGCAG CAAGCGTGAAGATGTATACCGTGTCGTCAAAGCTTTTGCTGCTAGAGGGGAGTGGGTGAATGCTGAAGCAAAGAACTATACTCAGGCCTTG ATGAGAGACTTTGAACGCAATGGTTTGAATCTTACCTTAACTAAGAGAGAGGAAATGCAGCGTGTGAGAATCCAAATCGATAAGCTAAGCTTGCAATATATCCAAAATCTAACTGAGGATAGTACTTTCCTTCTCTTCGCCGAGACCGAGTTGGCTGGGTTACCGCCAGAGTTTCTCAAG AGCTTAGACAAAGTTACAGATGGTAAATTCAAGGTGACCCTGAAAAGTCATCATGTGGGAGCGGTACTGGAACTTTGTGAG GTTGGAACAACAAGGAGGATGGTAGCAGTGGCATATGGAAAGAGGTGTGGAGAAGTCAATCTTTCAATCTTAGAAGATTTG GTCCAACTGCGCCATAAATTTGCTCGGTTACTTGGCTATTCAAGTTATGCTGACTGTGCAGTTGATCTTAGAATGGCAAAAACACCATCAAAG GTTTTTGAGTTCTTAGAGGACATCTCAAATAGCTTGACTGACTCGGCTAACATGGAGCTTTCCATGTTGAAGGATTTGAAG agaaaagaggaaggaGACCATCCGTTTGGAATTGAGGATctgctatactatgtaaagaAGGCTGAAGCACAGCAGTTTAATGTGGACTTTGGAGCTCTTAAGCAATACTTTCCAGTAAATTTGGTTCTATCCGGGGTCTTCAAGATAGTGCAAGACCTTTTTG GTTTAAGATTTGAGGAAATCGCAGATGCTGAGGTTTGGCATTCTGATGTTTGCGTATACTCAGTTTTTGACTTAAGTTCTGGTGAACTTTTGGGTCATTTCTACCTTGATATGTACATAAG GGAaggaaaatataataataccTGTGTGGTGGCTCTTCAAAATGGTGCATTATCATCCAATGGATCGCGTCAG ATCCCCGTGGTGTTAATGATAGCTCAACTACAAAAGGATGTTAGTGGTCATCCTGCATTACTGAGATTCTCTGAAGTTGTGGATCTTTTCCATGAGTTTGGCCATGTG GTCCAACATATATGCAATCGTGCATCATTTGCCAGATTTTCTGGGCTGGGTTTTGATCAAGATTTTGTGGAGGTTCCTGCTCTGGTGCTAGAGAACTG GTGTTACGAAAGCTTCACTTTGAAGTTGATATCTGGCTTCCATCAG GATATAACAAAACCTATCAAAGATGAAATGTGCAAAGCCATTAAAAGATGGCGGTGTTCCTTCTCTGCACTCAAGATGAGGCAAGAAATTCTTTATA GTCTTTTTGATCAAATTATACATTCTGCTGAAAATGTTGACATTGTTGAGTTATTCAAGCATCTTCATCCAAGG ATCTTGTTAGGTTTGCCAATGTTAGAGGATGTCAATCCTGCTTCACGTTTTCCATGTAGCGCCATTGGTCATGAAGCTGCTTGTTACAGTCGTATTTGGAGTGAG GTTTTTGCGGCTGATATATTTGCCTCAAAGTTTCATGACAGTTATTTGAACCAATATGTTGGCATGCAGTTCAGGAACAAG GTTTTGGCCCCAGGAGGAGCAAAGGAACCAATTGAAGTTTTAACTAGCTTTCTTGGGAGAGAACCATCAACTCAAGCGTTTATTGACAGCAAATCCCAATACAGATTGTGA
- the LOC18788965 gene encoding uncharacterized protein LOC18788965: MASSRWLKPEVYPLFAAVGAAVGICGMQLVRNIYTNPDVRVNKENRAAGVLDNHAEGERYAEHGLRKYVRNKTPQIMPTINKFFSDPQIPD, encoded by the exons ATGGCTTCCTCCAGATGGTTAAAGCCTGAG GTATACCCACTATTTGCTGCAGTTGGTGCAGCTGTTGGAATATGTGGCATGCAGCTTGTTAGAAACATCTACACCAACCCTGACGTCAG GGTTAACAAGGAGAACAGAGCTGCTGGGGTGCTTGATAACCATgcagagggagagagatatGCAGAACATGGACTGAGGAAATATGTTCGCAACAAAACCCCCCAGATCATGCCTACCATCAACAAATTCTTCTCAGACCCACAGATTCCAGACTGA
- the LOC18789331 gene encoding probable thimet oligopeptidase isoform X1: MTESQGNSEKMSKQKRERSLLAVSGAAALLVLAVNLGINAFNSHRKNRKNKDLQGSKVRVNLSASEILKLADRIITKSKEVHDAVASIPLDKVTYMNVISPLAELEAQQFPLVQSCVFPKMVTTSDDVHKASAEAERRIDTHLLACSKREDVYRVVKAFAARGEWVNAEAKNYTQALVGSKNAFAVFLWMRDFERNGLNLTLTKREEMQRVRIQIDKLSLQYIQNLTEDSTFLLFAETELAGLPPEFLKSLDKVTDGKFKVTLKSHHVGAVLELCEVGTTRRMVAVAYGKRCGEVNLSILEDLVQLRHKFARLLGYSSYADCAVDLRMAKTPSKVFEFLEDISNSLTDSANMELSMLKDLKRKEEGDHPFGIEDLLYYVKKAEAQQFNVDFGALKQYFPVNLVLSGVFKIVQDLFGLRFEEIADAEVWHSDVCVYSVFDLSSGELLGHFYLDMYIREGKYNNTCVVALQNGALSSNGSRQIPVVLMIAQLQKDVSGHPALLRFSEVVDLFHEFGHVVQHICNRASFARFSGLGFDQDFVEVPALVLENWCYESFTLKLISGFHQDITKPIKDEMCKAIKRWRCSFSALKMRQEILYSLFDQIIHSAENVDIVELFKHLHPRILLGLPMLEDVNPASRFPCSAIGHEAACYSRIWSEVFAADIFASKFHDSYLNQYVGMQFRNKVLAPGGAKEPIEVLTSFLGREPSTQAFIDSKSQYRL; this comes from the exons ATGACGGAAAGTCAAGGAAACAGTGAAAAAATGTCCAAACAGAAGCGGGAACGTAGCCTGCTAGCCGTCAGCGGAGCCGCTGCTCTGCTCGTTCTCGCTGTTAACCTCGGAATCAACGCCTTCAACTCCCACAGGAAGAACAGGAAGAACAAAG ATCTTCAGGGCTCTAAGGTTCGAGTTAATCTATCGGCATCCGAGATTTTAAAATTGGCGGACCGAATCATTACCAAGTCGAAAGAGGTGCACGATGCGGTTGCTTCAATTCCACTCGACAAG GTTACATATATGAATGTTATTTCACCTCTAGCGGAATTAGAAGCGCAACAATTTCCACTTGTCCAGTCTTGTGTGTTTCCAAAGATGGTAACCACTTCTGACGATGTCCACAAAGCAAGCGCTGAAGCAGAGCGGAGAATAGATACCCATCTTCTGGCTTGCAG CAAGCGTGAAGATGTATACCGTGTCGTCAAAGCTTTTGCTGCTAGAGGGGAGTGGGTGAATGCTGAAGCAAAGAACTATACTCAGGCCTTGGTAGGGAGTAAGAATGCTTTTGCAGTATTCCTATGg ATGAGAGACTTTGAACGCAATGGTTTGAATCTTACCTTAACTAAGAGAGAGGAAATGCAGCGTGTGAGAATCCAAATCGATAAGCTAAGCTTGCAATATATCCAAAATCTAACTGAGGATAGTACTTTCCTTCTCTTCGCCGAGACCGAGTTGGCTGGGTTACCGCCAGAGTTTCTCAAG AGCTTAGACAAAGTTACAGATGGTAAATTCAAGGTGACCCTGAAAAGTCATCATGTGGGAGCGGTACTGGAACTTTGTGAG GTTGGAACAACAAGGAGGATGGTAGCAGTGGCATATGGAAAGAGGTGTGGAGAAGTCAATCTTTCAATCTTAGAAGATTTG GTCCAACTGCGCCATAAATTTGCTCGGTTACTTGGCTATTCAAGTTATGCTGACTGTGCAGTTGATCTTAGAATGGCAAAAACACCATCAAAG GTTTTTGAGTTCTTAGAGGACATCTCAAATAGCTTGACTGACTCGGCTAACATGGAGCTTTCCATGTTGAAGGATTTGAAG agaaaagaggaaggaGACCATCCGTTTGGAATTGAGGATctgctatactatgtaaagaAGGCTGAAGCACAGCAGTTTAATGTGGACTTTGGAGCTCTTAAGCAATACTTTCCAGTAAATTTGGTTCTATCCGGGGTCTTCAAGATAGTGCAAGACCTTTTTG GTTTAAGATTTGAGGAAATCGCAGATGCTGAGGTTTGGCATTCTGATGTTTGCGTATACTCAGTTTTTGACTTAAGTTCTGGTGAACTTTTGGGTCATTTCTACCTTGATATGTACATAAG GGAaggaaaatataataataccTGTGTGGTGGCTCTTCAAAATGGTGCATTATCATCCAATGGATCGCGTCAG ATCCCCGTGGTGTTAATGATAGCTCAACTACAAAAGGATGTTAGTGGTCATCCTGCATTACTGAGATTCTCTGAAGTTGTGGATCTTTTCCATGAGTTTGGCCATGTG GTCCAACATATATGCAATCGTGCATCATTTGCCAGATTTTCTGGGCTGGGTTTTGATCAAGATTTTGTGGAGGTTCCTGCTCTGGTGCTAGAGAACTG GTGTTACGAAAGCTTCACTTTGAAGTTGATATCTGGCTTCCATCAG GATATAACAAAACCTATCAAAGATGAAATGTGCAAAGCCATTAAAAGATGGCGGTGTTCCTTCTCTGCACTCAAGATGAGGCAAGAAATTCTTTATA GTCTTTTTGATCAAATTATACATTCTGCTGAAAATGTTGACATTGTTGAGTTATTCAAGCATCTTCATCCAAGG ATCTTGTTAGGTTTGCCAATGTTAGAGGATGTCAATCCTGCTTCACGTTTTCCATGTAGCGCCATTGGTCATGAAGCTGCTTGTTACAGTCGTATTTGGAGTGAG GTTTTTGCGGCTGATATATTTGCCTCAAAGTTTCATGACAGTTATTTGAACCAATATGTTGGCATGCAGTTCAGGAACAAG GTTTTGGCCCCAGGAGGAGCAAAGGAACCAATTGAAGTTTTAACTAGCTTTCTTGGGAGAGAACCATCAACTCAAGCGTTTATTGACAGCAAATCCCAATACAGATTGTGA
- the LOC109946640 gene encoding deacetylvindoline O-acetyltransferase-like: MTTMEVEIISRETIKPFTSTSPHNRTYNLSFLEQVNPRTYVPVVYFYPKEASETPDFLTGGDKSNQLKKSLSETLAKYYPFAGRIRDRVSIDCNDDGVTFVEARIKNIELSEILEHPKDEVLDLLFTDNLQWNEDSNINVLLAVQVSFFDCGGMAVGICMSHKIADTSTMINFINDWAAVARDNKKCDQYVPSPEFISATVFPRCDLPLSPEAMIEKSNCVTKRFVFDATKIAALKAIVTEKLQNPTRVEAVTAFIHSRAISALRSTCGSSSNPTTFIQTVNLRARMVPPLPQSSAGSMIWFFTVSTAEDSVVELHDLVGQMKQRMTKFCDTYVRKFRAKDQWPSIFKECIQESRKPFSKGNLVIYRCSSWCRFPVYEADFGWGKPIWVTIASCAMKNAVFMIDTRDGEGIEAYVNLEKQELDVFERDAELLAFASLNPSVI, from the coding sequence ATGACGACCATGGAAGTTGAAATTATATCCAGAGAAACCATCAAACCTTTCACTTCAACTTCACCACACAATAGAACATACAACCTTTCTTTCCTCGAACAGGTTAATCCTCGTACTTATGTTCCAGTTGTTTACTTCTATCCCAAGGAGGCCTCTGAGACACCTGATTTCTTGACTGGTGGTGATAAATCCAACCAGCTCAAGAAATCTCTATCAGAAACGCTAGCGAAATACTACCCTTTTGCCGGTAGGATCAGAGATAGAGTCTCCATTGACTGCAATGATGATGGAGTCACATTTGTAGAAGCAAGAATAAAAAACATTGAGCTATCTGAGATTCTTGAGCACCCTAAAGATGAGGTGCTGGACCTGTTATTTACAGACAATCTGCAGTGGAACGAAGATTCGAATATCAACGTCCTCTTGGCTGTACAAGTAAGCTTCTTTGACTGTGGTGGGATGGCAGTTGGCATCTGCATGTCACATAAGATAGCTGATACCTCCACCATGATCAACTTCATCAACGACTGGGCAGCAGTGGCCCGTGACAACAAAAAATGTGATCAATATGTACCATCTCCTGAGTTCATCTCAGCAACTGTCTTTCCCCGATGTGATCTGCCACTGTCGCCAGAAGCCATGATTGAGAAAAGCAATTGTGTGACCAAAAGATTTGTGTTTGATGCAACAAAGATTGCTGCCCTCAAAGCCATAGTCACGGAAAAATTGCAAAACCCCACAAGAGTTGAGGCTGTGACTGCTTTTATTCATAGCCGTGCCATTTCTGCATTGAGATCAACTTGCGGGTCGTCCTCAAACCCAACCACTTTCATCCAGACGGTGAACCTCCGCGCTAGAATGGTCCCTCCATTGCCACAAAGCTCTGCAGGCAGCATGATTTGGTTCTTTACCGTGTCCACAGCTGAGGACAGTGTGGTTGAGTTGCATGATCTCGTGGGTCAAATGAAGCAGAGAATGACCAAGTTTTGTGACACGTATGTCAGAAAGTTTCGTGCGAAAGATCAATGGCCTTCCATCTTTAAAGAGTGTATCCAAGAATCAAGGAAACCATTTTCTAAAGGGAATTTGGTCATATATAGATGCAGCAGCTGGTGCAGATTCCCAGTGTATGAAGCGGACTTTGGTTGGGGAAAGCCAATTTGGGTCACTATTGCTAGCTGTGCCATGAAGAATGCTGTTTTCATGATTGATACAAGGGATGGCGAAGGGATTGAAGCTTATGTGAACTTGGAAAAGCAGGAATTGGATGTGTTTGAGCGTGATGCAGAGCTTCTTGCTTTCGCTTCTTTGAATCCGAGTGTCATTTGA